The sequence AATTGTGGAAGCTATAACTATTGGATTAACTATGGGAGCCGCCAATAAAAATGTTACTGCAGCATACATGGGAACTCCCTTTTTGATAAGACGGGTAGCTACCGGAACTATAGCACAATCACATACCGGAAACAATAACCCACCCAGCGAAGCTACAATAAAAGATAATATCTTACTTTTAGGAAAATATTTAATTATCATTTCTCTTGTGATAACAACCTGTATAATTGAAGATATGAACACTCCAATAAGCAAAAATGGAAAGGCCTCTATTAATATACTTGTAAATATTGTACTGATTATTTGAAGTTTGGAGATATCAAAAACTACTCCTTCAGATTTTATAAACCTCATAATAGTAAAACTTAAATATATCATTGCAAAAATCAGGAGTATAATTGATAATTTATCTCCCGGATTTTTCTTTTTATTTTTCTGTTTAAACCTACTATTTTTTATCCCTTCATATTCCGTAAAATCTTTAGGAGTACTGATATTTAATATCTTTCCATACTTATTTATTGCTCTGATCTCTTTCTTTAAATCCTTAAATTTGTGCAGCAATATTTTATCGGAATAATTCAATACTATTAAATCACTATATAAAATATTCGTTATCATATTCTGTCCTACAATACTCATAAGGGAATCAAAATTTCTGCAGTCTATCACATTAACAATCGAATTAATGACACAATGCTTTCGTACTTGAAATTTGTCCAGTACATTTAATAAATCTCTTAAATCAGATATGCCGTTTTCTTCGATAATCATTCGATTAGGTAAAAATTCATTTAAAATTACCATTATATCTTTAATTCTTATCGATTCATCTTTTTTAAATTTTTTCAAAAGTACATTCTCATTATTTATGAACTCTTTATCTACTTCCTTTTCACCGGTCTCTCTCTGTATAACCGCTACCCGCTCATTAAATTCCATAGAATTTTTCAAAACTTCATTAATTAAAGAAGTTTTACCCGAACCTAAAAATCCGGTAAAGATATCTATATAAGTAACCATAGGCCTCACCTGTTTATTTTAAACAGAAAATAATTCAAATAATTTATTTTCGTTAATATTTTTCCCGGTTATCGAAAGTTTGCCTATATAATTGGCAGAAGTAGTTCTTATCTGAATTTCTCCAGGAACATAGTCAAATTGTAACCATTTGCCTCTTTCGCTTTGAAGTATTCCTTTACCTCTTACAATCATGCCAAAGC is a genomic window of Acidilutibacter cellobiosedens containing:
- a CDS encoding permease encodes the protein MVTYIDIFTGFLGSGKTSLINEVLKNSMEFNERVAVIQRETGEKEVDKEFINNENVLLKKFKKDESIRIKDIMVILNEFLPNRMIIEENGISDLRDLLNVLDKFQVRKHCVINSIVNVIDCRNFDSLMSIVGQNMITNILYSDLIVLNYSDKILLHKFKDLKKEIRAINKYGKILNISTPKDFTEYEGIKNSRFKQKNKKKNPGDKLSIILLIFAMIYLSFTIMRFIKSEGVVFDISKLQIISTIFTSILIEAFPFLLIGVFISSIIQVVITREMIIKYFPKSKILSFIVASLGGLLFPVCDCAIVPVATRLIKKGVPMYAAVTFLLAAPIVNPIVIASTIYAFQGQKLIVALRIGIGIIVAILTGIIFMIFPEDEKTIFTGFDNYTCNCIYCSGYDVSKIGIWDKIVIVFRHAGEEFLNSGRFLVIGALIASISQTFIPQDIFFKSTNKEILFILIMMAAGFVLSLCSSSDAFIARSFARQIPIVSVLGFLVLGPMADIKNMLMLSGSFKKRFIIKLFFIVFNLIFSILCFTKVVFF